A window of the Lolium perenne isolate Kyuss_39 chromosome 7, Kyuss_2.0, whole genome shotgun sequence genome harbors these coding sequences:
- the LOC127317603 gene encoding laccase-4-like, which yields MISSGFRPCSLLVAATLTLLIIQAQGITRHYHFNVQMANVTMLCGTKSIVTVNGRFPGPEIVAREGDRLHVRVTNHVAHNMTIHWHGIRQLRTGWADGPAYITQCPIQTGQTYVYRFTVTGQRGTLWWHAHISWFRSTVYGAIIILPKRGVPYPFPAPHKEVPVIFGEWWRADTEEVMSQALKVGGPPNISDAYTINGHPGPLYDCSVKDTFKLKVAPGKTYLLRLVNAALNDELFFSVANHTLTIVEVDAVYVKPLTVDTLVISSGQTTNVLLTTKLLYPNASFYMSATGYSVDRPPAYFDNTTVSGILEYRNPSTSSFRKELPIFSPTLPPFNDTKFVVSFITKLRSLNTPEYPAAVPRSVDKRFFFTISLGTLPCPENTTCQGFHGGQYAAAVNNVSFILPSKALLQSHFTDQSTGVYQPDFPAMPLSPFNYTGTPPNNSNLGTGTRLLVLPYNTSVELVMQDTSIVGFESHPLHLHGYNFFVVGQGFGNYDPTTDPVKFNLVDPVERNTVSVPPGGWVAIRFLADNPGVWFMHCHFAVHTAWGLKMACLVQDGSNPNEKLLPPPSDMPKC from the exons ATGATCTCCTCCGGTTTTCGTCCATGCTCTCTCCTCGTGGCAGCAACCCTGACACTGCTCATCATCCAAGCGCAGGGCATCACCAGGCACTACCATTTCAAC GTGCAGATGGCGAACGTGACGATGCTGTGCGGCACCAAGAGCATCGTGACGGTGAACGGGCGGTTCCCGGGGCCGGAGATCGTCGCCAGGGAAGGCGACCGCCTCCACGTACGCGTCACCAACCACGTCGCACACAACATGACAATTCACTG GCACGGGATCAGGCAGCTGCGAACGGGCTGGGCCGACGGGCCGGCGTACATCACGCAGTGCCCGATCCAGACGGGCCAGACGTACGTGTACCGGTTCACCGTCACCGGGCAGCGCGGCACGCTGTGGTGGCACGCGCACATCTCCTGGTTCCGCTCCACTGTCTACGGCGCCATCATCATCCTCCCCAAGCGCGGCGtcccttaccccttcccggcgccGCACAAGGAGGTCCCAGTCATCTTCG GTGAGTGGTGGAGGGCCGACACGGAGGAGGTGATGAGCCAAGCATTGAAGGTTGGCGGACCGCCGAATATCTCCGACGCGTACACCATCAACGGCCATCCCGGGCCGCTCTACGACTGCTCCGTCAAAGACACGTTCAAGCTGAAGGTGGCGCCGGGGAAGACGTACCTACTGCGCCTAGTCAACGCTGCCCTCAACGACGAGCTCTTCTTCTCCGTCGCCAACCACACCCTGACCATCGTCGAGGTTGACGCCGTCTACGTCAAGCCCCTCACCGTCGACACACTGGTCATCTCCTCGGGCCAGACCACCAACGTCCTCCTCACCACCAAGCTGTTATACCCCAACGCTAGCTTCTACATGTCCGCCACAGGATACTCCGTCGACCGTCCCCCCGCCTACTTCGACAACACCACCGTCAGTGGCATCCTCGAGTACCGCAACCCGTCCACATCAAGCTTCCGCAAGGAGCTGCCGATCTTCAGCCCGACACTGCCTCCCTTCAACGACACCAAATTCGTCGTCAGCTTCATAACCAAGCTCCGCAGTCTCAACACGCCGGAGTACCCAGCGGCCGTGCCGCGGTCAGTGGACAAGCGGTTCTTCTTCACGATCAGCCTTGGCACACTCCCGTGTCCCGAGAACACGACGTGCCAGGGCTTCCACGGCGGGCAGTACGCGGCAGCCGTGAACAACGTCTCGTTCATTCTCCCTTCCAAGGCGCTCCTGCAGTCGCACTTCACCGACCAGTCCACAGGCGTCTACCAGCCCGACTTCCCGGCCATGCCACTCTCGCCGTTCAACTACACGGGGACACCACCGAACAACAGCAACCTGGGCACGGGGACCAGGCTGCTCGTGCTGCCCTACAACACCTCGGTGGAGCTGGTGATGcaggacaccagcatcgtcgggtTCGAGAGCCACCCCCTGCACCTTCACGGCTACAACTTCTTCGTGGTCGGGCAGGGGTTCGGCAATTACGACCCGACCACCGATCCGGTCAAGTTCAATCTCGTCGACCCCGTCGAGCGGAACACCGTCAGCGTGCCTCCTGGCGGCTGGGTGGCAATTCGCTTCCTTGCTGATAATCCAG GTGTATGGTTCATGCATTGCCATTTCGCGGTGCATACGGCGTGGGGGCTGAAAATGGCTTGTCTAGTGCAGGATGGTAGCAATCCCAATGAGAAACTGCTCCCACCGCCATCTGATATGCCCAAATGCTAG